A window of the Phycisphaerae bacterium genome harbors these coding sequences:
- a CDS encoding class I mannose-6-phosphate isomerase yields MEPYPLLFEPIYKPKLWGGRRIFDHFNREPVGSEPIGESWELVDLEGDASRARNGPAKGRTLTELVKRWGRALLGNADLFEGRFPLLIKYLDARENLSIQVHPTEQVARELGGNVRVKHEAWYVLDADPAGVIYHGLEPGVSRDVFVEAMRTGLVEGVLRKISVSQGDCYYLPSGTPHALGAGVLVAEVQTPSDITYRTYDWGRVDPASGKPRELHLEQAVRCIDFTSPPASPMQQHLHLGTTMATVTRLVGCPCFVMDKLDIAQGVTQDAPMESFAIWVLLKGLGRVEWGSGEERLDCRPGDVVLVPAGLGEVRARAITPAQWLEVTVPAR; encoded by the coding sequence ATGGAGCCTTATCCGTTGCTTTTCGAGCCGATCTACAAGCCCAAGTTGTGGGGAGGCCGTCGTATTTTCGACCATTTCAACCGCGAGCCCGTGGGGAGCGAGCCGATCGGGGAGTCGTGGGAGCTGGTAGATCTTGAGGGGGACGCGTCGCGCGCGCGTAATGGTCCGGCCAAGGGGCGAACGCTGACGGAGTTGGTGAAGCGGTGGGGGCGTGCTCTACTTGGGAACGCGGATCTGTTTGAGGGACGATTTCCGCTGCTGATCAAGTATCTGGACGCCCGCGAGAATCTGAGTATCCAGGTTCATCCGACGGAGCAAGTGGCCCGCGAACTTGGCGGGAACGTTCGAGTCAAGCATGAGGCATGGTATGTTTTGGACGCCGACCCGGCCGGAGTGATCTACCATGGACTCGAACCGGGCGTGTCGCGGGATGTTTTTGTCGAAGCGATGCGGACGGGCCTTGTGGAAGGCGTCCTTCGCAAGATCAGCGTTTCGCAGGGCGACTGCTATTATCTGCCGAGCGGGACGCCACACGCACTGGGGGCCGGTGTACTGGTGGCCGAGGTTCAAACGCCGTCGGATATAACCTACCGAACTTATGATTGGGGCAGAGTGGACCCAGCCAGCGGCAAGCCGCGTGAATTGCATCTCGAGCAGGCGGTGCGCTGCATCGACTTCACTTCACCGCCGGCGTCGCCCATGCAGCAACACCTGCACCTGGGTACGACCATGGCCACGGTGACCCGGCTGGTCGGATGTCCTTGTTTTGTGATGGATAAGCTCGATATTGCCCAGGGGGTTACGCAGGATGCCCCGATGGAGTCGTTTGCCATCTGGGTGCTGTTAAAGGGTCTGGGGCGGGTTGAGTGGGGTTCAGGTGAGGAACGGCTGGATTGCCGTCCTGGGGATGTGGTTCTGGTACCGGCAGGGCTCGGCGAGGTTCGGGCGAGGGCGATTACGCCTGCCCAGTGGCTGGAAGTGACCGTCCCGGCTCGGTGA
- a CDS encoding peptidylprolyl isomerase gives MKQATFHTEFGTMTARFFPDVAPKHVENFLALAEEGFYDNRTFHRIVEGFMIQGGCPRGDGTGNGPRRLRAEFNDKPHQLGTLSMARTNDPDSASCQFFICLDRCEFLDGKYTVFGELADESSIQTLKKIGAVKTRDPGTGEKSFPVKPVYIQKITVQEVPDA, from the coding sequence ATGAAACAAGCCACCTTCCACACCGAGTTCGGCACGATGACCGCCCGGTTCTTCCCCGACGTCGCCCCCAAGCACGTGGAGAATTTCCTCGCCCTGGCCGAGGAAGGGTTCTATGACAACCGAACCTTCCACCGCATTGTCGAAGGCTTCATGATCCAGGGCGGCTGCCCGCGAGGCGACGGCACGGGAAACGGGCCGCGCCGTTTGCGGGCCGAGTTCAACGACAAGCCCCACCAGCTCGGTACACTATCCATGGCGCGAACGAATGACCCCGACTCGGCCAGTTGTCAGTTCTTCATCTGCCTGGACCGATGCGAATTCCTCGATGGAAAGTACACCGTCTTCGGTGAACTCGCGGATGAATCGTCCATCCAGACACTCAAGAAGATCGGCGCGGTCAAGACCCGCGACCCCGGAACCGGTGAGAAATCGTTCCCCGTCAAACCCGTGTACATCCAGAAGATCACCGTGCAGGAAGTGCCAGATGCGTGA
- a CDS encoding LOG family protein, which yields MKTPERHSDTTPSPDEASIADGRPIVCIFGSYSPKPGEPLYEQAYAIGHALAKAGFVVANGGYDGIMEASAKGAKDAGGSTIGVTCDIFSDYRGRPLKANRYIDREISHKTVLARIEQMIEMSAGYVILEGGTGTLSEFGIVWEYVAKKLIRPRPIFIVGDFWKPTVERVTAARPSHGKHVHCVSTPEEIIAIARAAIPIPRTGS from the coding sequence ATGAAAACACCCGAACGACACTCTGATACAACTCCCTCCCCAGACGAGGCTTCAATCGCCGACGGCCGGCCGATTGTCTGCATTTTCGGCAGCTACTCGCCAAAGCCCGGTGAGCCGCTGTACGAGCAGGCCTACGCGATCGGGCACGCTCTGGCCAAGGCGGGTTTCGTCGTCGCCAACGGCGGCTACGACGGCATCATGGAGGCCAGCGCCAAGGGGGCCAAGGACGCTGGAGGCTCAACCATTGGGGTAACCTGCGACATCTTCAGCGACTACCGCGGCCGGCCGCTCAAGGCCAACCGCTATATCGATCGGGAGATTTCGCACAAGACGGTTCTGGCCCGGATCGAACAGATGATCGAGATGTCGGCCGGGTACGTGATCCTCGAAGGCGGCACCGGGACGCTCAGCGAGTTCGGGATTGTCTGGGAATACGTCGCCAAGAAGCTGATCCGCCCCCGCCCGATCTTCATCGTCGGCGATTTCTGGAAACCGACGGTCGAGCGCGTCACCGCCGCCCGCCCCAGCCACGGCAAGCACGTCCACTGCGTCAGCACGCCCGAAGAGATCATCGCCATCGCCCGAGCGGCGATTCCGATCCCGCGAACAGGCAGTTGA
- a CDS encoding DUF3368 domain-containing protein, which translates to MSETWVVNASPVIALARIGQLRLLEELASPLLLPEAVAAEILAGPDDDPARAAVLSGWASRRSPAQVPDAVTEWGLGAGESAVLAIALDLRAIAVLDDATARAAARALGVALIGTLGVVVRAKQRGLVPLASSVFADLRAAGLYLDDDVVRVTLERIGEK; encoded by the coding sequence GTGAGTGAGACGTGGGTCGTCAACGCCTCGCCGGTCATCGCTTTGGCCAGAATTGGTCAACTGCGATTGCTTGAGGAGCTTGCGAGCCCGCTCTTGTTACCGGAGGCGGTGGCAGCGGAAATCCTTGCTGGGCCCGATGATGACCCTGCCCGGGCGGCGGTGTTGTCTGGCTGGGCTTCCCGCCGGTCACCTGCGCAGGTTCCCGACGCGGTCACAGAATGGGGTCTGGGTGCGGGAGAATCCGCCGTCTTGGCGATCGCTCTCGATCTCCGGGCCATCGCGGTACTCGACGATGCCACTGCTCGCGCGGCTGCCCGCGCATTGGGCGTGGCGCTCATCGGTACTCTTGGCGTTGTGGTCCGAGCCAAGCAACGCGGTCTCGTGCCTTTGGCTTCTTCGGTTTTTGCCGACCTGCGAGCCGCCGGTCTGTACCTCGACGACGACGTTGTTCGTGTGACTCTCGAGAGAATCGGCGAGAAGTGA
- a CDS encoding UPF0175 family protein gives MVRMMIELPEGVLAALRKDPKSFAEEMRLAAAVKWYELGLVSQGRAAEIAGLPRRQFIDALSRLSVSPFQYAPDEVVREAEGE, from the coding sequence ATGGTCCGCATGATGATCGAGTTGCCTGAAGGCGTTCTGGCGGCCCTTCGGAAAGACCCCAAGAGCTTTGCCGAGGAAATGCGCCTGGCTGCCGCGGTCAAATGGTATGAGTTAGGCCTTGTATCCCAGGGCCGCGCGGCGGAGATCGCCGGTCTACCTCGCCGTCAGTTCATCGATGCCCTGTCCCGGCTGAGTGTCTCCCCGTTCCAGTACGCGCCTGATGAGGTTGTGCGGGAGGCCGAGGGTGAGTGA
- a CDS encoding glycine--tRNA ligase yields the protein MDRIVALCKRRGFIFQSSEIYGGINGFWDYGPLGVELKRNIKEAWWKDMVQDREDMVGLDCSIIMHPQVWKVSGHYDLFSDMMVDCKACKARFRADQLKEMQCPMKPSKHPGEHDKCELTEPREFNLMLETYPGPIKDEANRAFLRPETAQGIFVNFKNVCDSTRIKIPFGIAQIGKSFRNEITPRNFTFRSREFEQMEIEFFCHPSESNKWYEYWRDVRFNWYTSLGLAGNKLRLREHGKEELSHYSCGTSDIEYAFPFLAEGDFGELEGVAHRGDFDLRSHMEGKLINKDGKLVLDVGPDGKPRWKGSGKDLSYYDDERKERFIPHVIEPSAGADRGTLAFICEAYTVDESRPSPELMKFHPRLAPIKAAIFPLVNKDGLPEIAEPIYREVRKRWPAQYDAKASIGKRYARMDEAGTPYCFTIDGQTKEDGTVTVRDRDTGAQQRINKSRVTEYLTEKLSR from the coding sequence ATGGACAGAATTGTGGCCCTGTGCAAGCGGCGCGGGTTTATCTTTCAGAGCAGCGAAATCTACGGCGGCATCAACGGATTCTGGGACTACGGCCCTCTGGGCGTGGAGCTCAAGCGGAACATCAAGGAGGCCTGGTGGAAAGATATGGTCCAGGACCGCGAGGACATGGTCGGCCTCGACTGCTCGATCATCATGCACCCCCAGGTGTGGAAGGTGAGCGGCCACTACGATCTGTTCAGCGACATGATGGTGGACTGCAAGGCATGCAAGGCTCGTTTTCGGGCGGACCAGCTCAAAGAGATGCAGTGCCCGATGAAACCAAGCAAGCACCCGGGAGAGCACGACAAGTGCGAGTTGACCGAACCCCGCGAGTTCAACCTGATGCTTGAGACTTACCCCGGTCCGATCAAGGACGAGGCCAACCGGGCTTTCCTCCGCCCCGAGACCGCACAGGGCATCTTCGTCAACTTCAAAAACGTCTGCGACAGCACGCGGATCAAGATCCCCTTCGGAATCGCCCAGATCGGCAAGAGCTTCCGCAACGAGATCACCCCGCGCAACTTCACCTTCCGCTCGCGCGAGTTCGAGCAGATGGAAATCGAGTTCTTCTGCCACCCCAGCGAGTCGAACAAGTGGTACGAGTACTGGCGCGACGTGCGATTCAATTGGTACACCAGCCTTGGCCTGGCCGGCAACAAGCTGCGCCTGCGCGAGCACGGCAAGGAGGAACTGAGCCACTACAGTTGCGGCACCAGCGACATCGAGTACGCGTTCCCCTTCCTGGCCGAGGGCGATTTCGGCGAGCTGGAGGGCGTGGCCCACCGCGGCGACTTCGACCTCCGCAGCCACATGGAAGGCAAGCTGATCAACAAGGACGGCAAGCTGGTGCTCGATGTCGGTCCGGACGGCAAACCCAGGTGGAAAGGCAGCGGCAAGGACCTGAGCTACTACGACGACGAACGCAAGGAACGATTCATCCCGCACGTCATCGAACCGTCGGCCGGGGCCGATCGCGGCACGCTGGCCTTCATCTGCGAGGCATACACCGTCGATGAATCCCGCCCCAGCCCGGAACTGATGAAGTTCCACCCGCGACTGGCCCCCATCAAGGCCGCCATCTTCCCCCTGGTCAATAAGGACGGGCTGCCCGAGATCGCCGAGCCAATCTACCGCGAGGTCCGAAAACGCTGGCCCGCCCAGTACGACGCCAAGGCCTCCATCGGCAAGCGCTACGCCCGCATGGACGAGGCCGGAACCCCCTACTGCTTCACCATCGACGGCCAGACCAAGGAAGACGGCACCGTCACCGTCCGCGATCGCGACACCGGTGCCCAGCAGCGCATCAACAAGTCCCGCGTGACGGAATACCTGACAGAGAAACTCTCGCGATGA
- a CDS encoding GGDEF domain-containing protein: MSQTTAEAAVEADPAELEQQIRARVESLSHLPTTVAVAMKLVELRDNPDAEPSDYAKVIGADASLSAKLLALANSPWFGIRNKITTVRNAINLLGLGTVRTMAISYCMAGLHNELRLSRDESRRFWETCLCKAVAARCCAQKLNPALAEEAFVAGLFEDLAVPVMYSVARQQYLAILADPACDAQGQLQREHDLFHLDHTGLGRILAQKLELPEVFVDAIAFHHDQERLKAFMADMATAQAIHIAALFPHDLDAWNSRDANELCGIIDETEGLNEIGPAAFLQEVQNGVDEYYRFFDEGGRLDKQLSDLLIQTSKEGAENTEHLVKTVHRLMQEAANVGLQMNQLIDRNITLMDKANRDQLTDLLNREGFAAAAEQTLAKASRYGMSFAVAFFDVDKFKTFNDAYGHHFGDRVLRSIAQCLTTSTREQDIKARMGGDEFILLIPDCSKAEAQDTVKRLLEQVAAATIGRHTDQARATLSAGLLYVTPSHTQHPLQSLIDAADKLMYESKQAGGNRVTSRVI, from the coding sequence ATGAGTCAGACAACTGCTGAAGCCGCTGTCGAGGCCGACCCCGCCGAACTGGAACAACAGATCCGCGCCCGTGTCGAGTCGCTCTCCCACCTGCCAACCACCGTCGCGGTTGCCATGAAGCTCGTTGAGCTCCGCGACAACCCTGACGCCGAGCCGAGCGATTACGCGAAAGTCATCGGGGCGGACGCCTCGCTGAGCGCCAAGCTCCTGGCCCTCGCCAACTCCCCTTGGTTCGGCATCCGCAACAAAATCACCACCGTCCGAAACGCCATCAATCTGCTCGGCCTCGGAACCGTTCGCACCATGGCCATCAGCTACTGTATGGCAGGGTTGCACAACGAACTACGCTTGAGTCGCGATGAGTCAAGGCGCTTTTGGGAAACATGCCTCTGCAAGGCCGTGGCTGCCCGTTGTTGTGCACAGAAGCTGAACCCGGCTTTGGCCGAGGAAGCCTTTGTGGCCGGCTTGTTCGAGGACCTTGCCGTCCCGGTCATGTACTCGGTCGCCCGACAGCAGTACCTGGCGATCCTCGCCGACCCCGCCTGCGACGCTCAGGGACAATTGCAGCGTGAACATGATCTGTTCCATCTTGACCACACCGGGCTCGGCCGCATCCTGGCACAGAAACTCGAACTCCCGGAAGTCTTCGTGGACGCCATCGCGTTTCATCACGACCAGGAACGCCTCAAGGCATTCATGGCCGACATGGCGACCGCTCAGGCGATTCACATCGCGGCACTGTTCCCCCACGACCTGGACGCATGGAACAGTCGGGACGCAAATGAGTTGTGTGGCATCATTGACGAGACCGAAGGCTTGAACGAGATCGGGCCCGCCGCGTTCCTGCAGGAAGTCCAAAACGGCGTCGATGAGTACTACCGCTTCTTCGATGAGGGCGGACGACTCGATAAGCAACTCTCAGACTTGCTGATCCAGACTTCTAAAGAAGGAGCCGAGAACACCGAACATCTGGTCAAGACCGTTCACCGGCTCATGCAGGAAGCAGCCAACGTCGGGCTGCAAATGAACCAACTCATCGACCGCAATATCACGCTGATGGACAAGGCCAACCGCGATCAGTTGACCGACCTGCTCAATCGCGAGGGTTTCGCCGCCGCGGCCGAGCAAACCCTGGCCAAGGCATCTCGCTACGGCATGAGCTTCGCCGTCGCCTTCTTCGACGTCGACAAGTTCAAGACCTTCAACGACGCCTACGGGCACCACTTTGGCGACCGCGTGCTCAGGTCGATTGCACAATGTCTCACGACCTCAACCCGAGAACAGGACATCAAGGCCCGCATGGGGGGCGATGAGTTCATCCTGCTGATCCCCGATTGCAGCAAGGCCGAAGCTCAGGACACGGTCAAACGGCTGCTCGAACAGGTCGCCGCAGCAACGATCGGAAGACATACCGACCAGGCCCGCGCCACCCTCAGTGCCGGCCTTCTATACGTCACGCCCTCCCATACCCAGCATCCCTTGCAAAGCCTGATCGACGCAGCCGACAAACTCATGTACGAGTCAAAACAAGCCGGCGGTAACCGAGTCACCAGCCGCGTAATCTGA